One window of Branchiostoma lanceolatum isolate klBraLanc5 chromosome 8, klBraLanc5.hap2, whole genome shotgun sequence genomic DNA carries:
- the LOC136439980 gene encoding late histone H1-like, with translation MSSPKKAAAKKKAPAAHPAASVMVTTAVTTLKDRKGSSLSAIKKFCAANYKFDVEKKAFVLRRAVKTLVEKGTLIQTKGKGASGSFKLNVAAKKAAVKKPKAKKPAAKKPKVKKVKKSPKKAAKKPAAKKAKSPKKAKKPAAKKPAKKPAAKKAKKPAAKKAKPAKKAAKPKKK, from the coding sequence ATGTCGTCTCCCAAGAAAGCCGCCGCGAAGAAGAAGGCTCCTGCCGCCCACCCTGCCGCAAGTGTGATGGTTACAACAGCCGTCACCACCTTGAAGGACCGCAAGGGTTCATCCCTTTCCGCCATCAAGAAGTTCTGCGCTGCCAACTACAAGTTtgacgtggagaagaaggccTTTGTCCTCAGGCGCGCCGTGAAGACGTTGGTTGAGAAGGGCACCCTCATCCAGACCAAGGGCAAGGGCGCCTCCGGTTCCTTCAAGCTCAACGTTGCTGCAAAGAAGGCAGCGGTGAAGAAGCCCAAGGCGAAGAAGCCAGCGGCAAAGAAGCCCAAGGTCAAGAAGGTGAAGAAGTCTCCAAAGAAGGCCGCGAAGAAACCCGCTGCCAAGAAGGCGAAGTCACCGAAGAAGGCAAAGAAGCCAGCAGCGAAGAAACCAGCAAAGAAACCCGCtgccaagaaggccaagaagccggcggccaagaaggccaaacccgccaagaaagccgccaagcccaagaagaagtaa
- the LOC136439981 gene encoding histone H4 codes for MSGRGKGGKGLGKGGAKRHRKVLRDNIQGITKPAIRRLARRGGVKRISGLIYEETRGVLKVFLENVIRDAVTYTEHAKRKTVTAMDVVYALKRQGRTLYGFGG; via the coding sequence atgtctggacgtggcaaaggaGGAAAAGGTCtgggaaagggaggcgctaagcgtcatcGCAAGGTGTTGcgtgacaacatccagggcatcaccaagCCCGCCATCCGTCGTCTGGCCCGCCGTGGTGGTGTCAAGCGTATCTCTGGTctcatctacgaggagacccgtgGCGTCCTGAAGGTCTTCCTGGAGAACGTCATCCGTGATGCCGtcacctacaccgagcacgccaagcgtaAGACCGTCACCGctatggacgttgtctacgctctgaagcGCCAGGGCCGCActctgtacggcttcggcggctag
- the LOC136440904 gene encoding histone H2A-like, which yields MSGRGKGGKARAKAKSRSSRAGLQFPVGRVHRFLRKGNYAERVGAGAPVYLAAVLEYLTAEILELAGNAARDNKKTRIIPRHLQLAVRNDEELNKLLSGVTIAQGGVLPNIHAVLLPKKTASKSA from the coding sequence atgtctggacgtggtaaaGGAGGCAAGGCCCGTGCAAAGgcaaagagccgttcttcccgtgcagGGCTTCAGTTCCCTGTCGGCCGTGTGCACCGTTTCCTGCGCAAGGGCAACTATGCCGAGCGTGTCGGTGCCGGCGCCCCAGTCTACCTGGccgccgtgctggagtacctgaccGCTGAGATTCTCGAGTTGGCCGGCaacgctgcccgtgacaacaagaagaccaggatCATTCCTCGTCATCTTCAGCTGGCCGTCCgtaacgacgaggagttgaacaagctccTGTCCGGCGTGACCATTGCACAGGGAGGTGtgctgcccaacatccacgccgtgctcctgcccaagaagaccgccAGCAAATCTGCTTAG
- the LOC136440905 gene encoding histone H2B-like: MPPKSGKAAKKAGKARPAGAKGKRRRKRRETFGVYIYKVLKQVHPDTGVSSKAMGIMNSFVNDIFERIAAEASRLAHYNKRSTISSREIQTAVRLLLPGELAKHAVSEGTKAVTKYTSSK; encoded by the coding sequence ATGCCGCCAAagagtggaaaagccgccaagaaggcCGGTAAGGCTAGGCCCGCTGGAGCCAAGGgaaagaggaggagaaagaggaggGAAACCTTCggtgtctacatctacaaggtgctcaagcaggtgcaccccgacaccggtgTCTCCAGCAAGGctatgggcatcatgaactccttcgtcaacgacatcttCGAGCGTATCGCCGCTGAGGCTTCCCgcctggctcactacaacaagcgctccaccatcagcagccgggagatccagaccgccgtgcgtcTGCTGCTGCCTGGCGAACtcgccaagcacgccgtcagcgagggcaccaaggccgtcaccaagtacaccagctccaagtaa